CGCCGTCTGCGGCGACGGGGGAAGGGCCGGGGATGGGGGCCACCTCCCTTCCTCCCCTGCACGCGGGGGAGGAAGGGGGGCCAGGGGGGATGGTGGGGGCCCACCCCCTCCTCGCCGAGTTCCTCCTCACCGGCCAGGACCGCTACCGCGTCTTCCTCCTTCCCCTCTGGCAGGTAACGCCCGACGGCCCACTGCCCATCCGGGTCACGGAGGAGTTCCCCATCCCGCAAGCGGAGGAGGGCATCCCCCGAGTAATGATCACCTTTCTGGCGGCCCTGACGGCCGCCCGCCTGGGGTTCGCCGGCCGCTACCGCGGCCAAGTCCCCGAGGAAGCGGCCGGGCTGAGCCTCCAAGAGCAGGATCAGGCCCGAAGAGAGGCCTTCGGCCTCTTCAATGAGCTGGCGGCCCAGGTCGGCCAGGCCTTCCTGCAGCCGTGGGAGGAAACCCTGGCGGAGTTTAATCCCACGGAGCTTGTCCTGGTGGGAGATCGCTTCTTGCACCTGTTGCCGCTGCACGCCGGGCTGCTGAGGGATGACCAGCCCCTGATCGAGCGCTACGCCATCTGCTACCTGCCCAACGCCCACATCGCCGATCGCCTCCTTCGGCAGCGGGAAGATCCGGTTCCATTCAAGCCCTTGATCATGGGCCCGCCCGAACCACAAGGGCTGCCAGGGGCCCGGGCGGAGACAGAGGAGTTGGCTCGCCTCTGGGGCGTGCCGCGCTATGCTGGCGATCAGATGCGCATCCAGGTGTTGCGGGAACACGCCGGGCAGATTGGCCTGGCCCACCTAGCCACCCATTCTATGTTCGACTGGGAGCGCTATCTGGAGTCCCGCATCATGTTCCATGAGGAGTGGCTCACTGTAGCCCGGCTGCTCAGCGACGAGACGCTGGACTTCCGGGGGACGCGGCTCTTCTACCTGGGGAGCTGCGAGAGCGGGCTGAGCGCGCTGGGCGCGGGTGGGGACGAGCTACAGGGGCTGGTGTGGGCCCTCTTCCTGGC
This Anaerolineae bacterium DNA region includes the following protein-coding sequences:
- a CDS encoding CHAT domain-containing protein, producing PSAATGEGPGMGATSLPPLHAGEEGGPGGMVGAHPLLAEFLLTGQDRYRVFLLPLWQVTPDGPLPIRVTEEFPIPQAEEGIPRVMITFLAALTAARLGFAGRYRGQVPEEAAGLSLQEQDQARREAFGLFNELAAQVGQAFLQPWEETLAEFNPTELVLVGDRFLHLLPLHAGLLRDDQPLIERYAICYLPNAHIADRLLRQREDPVPFKPLIMGPPEPQGLPGARAETEELARLWGVPRYAGDQMRIQVLREHAGQIGLAHLATHSMFDWERYLESRIMFHEEWLTVARLLSDETLDFRGTRLFYLGSCESGLSALGAGGDELQGLVWALFLAGARSVMATLWPVHDLAAYHMSQRFYFHRVKRRLPLIQAYAWAVRDLRNPNYVGDQARSPYFWAPFVLFGDGWVD